The following are from one region of the Sandaracinus amylolyticus genome:
- a CDS encoding PQQ-binding-like beta-propeller repeat protein, whose product MRPATLMIGVTLWASIGCASEGDGFIDAGDRPSDAQPSIDASEPSHDASEPSHDAPTLLDARIAPDAAPGCGPGETMCGAACADTRNDPAHCGACDEACPSRDHASPTCRGSSCSFVCDAGWADCDANATNGCETSLAADPSNCGACGTVCPPGAGLPGACIDRACGIACPTGSADCNDFRGDGCEVATAADPANCGGCGVACGDGEACREGVCRPRFVWSRRLGGTGNDSAAWIDADLAGNAYVAGVYTPPVDLGGGPVTASASGTNYYLASYDATGTHRWSRDIAVVRTGVSGMMSGIAVAADRVFAAGRVSVGSRAVLVASYDAVTGAPGWTLDVDTTASADVVIRAIATDPTGTVLVTGELEGTYDLGGGPVTAAMTGYGAFVAAYDGATGAHRWSRAFTAGRPQAITSDDAGNVYVAGSTTYHADLGAGPSPGTASPRLWIASYDPTGAYRWARLSAGDCSGTRIASNGSDALYLMGSFDTSIDVGGGALSSAGLTDIVVAGFDASTGAHRWSRRAGSGSREDVWGGTLDRTTGVLTLTGSFDGLTDFGGGVQLSACCYALGMPYTDAFLASYDAAGGAFVWANQYGEADSDSGRAVTAAGGALYFVGSFRRGVSFGSGGELLTTGGTDGFVAVANPSP is encoded by the coding sequence ATGCGCCCAGCCACGCTGATGATTGGAGTGACGCTCTGGGCGTCGATTGGCTGCGCGTCGGAAGGGGACGGATTCATCGACGCGGGAGACCGCCCCTCGGACGCGCAGCCATCGATCGACGCATCCGAGCCGTCGCACGACGCATCCGAGCCGTCGCACGACGCGCCGACGCTTCTCGACGCGCGCATCGCGCCCGACGCGGCGCCGGGATGCGGGCCCGGCGAGACGATGTGCGGTGCCGCCTGCGCCGACACCCGCAACGACCCCGCGCATTGCGGCGCCTGCGACGAGGCGTGCCCGTCGCGCGATCACGCGAGCCCGACGTGCCGCGGCTCGAGCTGCTCGTTCGTGTGCGACGCGGGTTGGGCCGACTGCGACGCGAACGCGACGAACGGATGCGAGACCTCGCTCGCCGCAGATCCGTCGAACTGCGGCGCGTGCGGGACCGTCTGCCCTCCCGGCGCAGGCCTGCCCGGCGCGTGCATCGATCGCGCGTGCGGCATCGCGTGTCCGACGGGCTCCGCCGACTGCAACGACTTCCGCGGCGACGGGTGCGAGGTCGCCACCGCAGCCGACCCCGCGAACTGCGGTGGCTGCGGGGTGGCGTGTGGTGACGGCGAGGCGTGTCGTGAGGGCGTCTGCCGCCCGCGCTTCGTCTGGTCGCGTCGTCTGGGAGGGACGGGCAACGATTCCGCGGCCTGGATCGACGCCGACCTCGCCGGGAACGCCTACGTGGCGGGCGTGTACACGCCGCCGGTCGATCTCGGAGGCGGCCCGGTCACCGCGTCCGCGTCCGGCACGAACTACTACCTCGCGAGCTACGACGCGACGGGCACGCATCGCTGGTCGCGCGACATCGCCGTCGTCCGGACCGGCGTGTCGGGCATGATGAGCGGGATCGCCGTGGCCGCCGACCGCGTGTTCGCAGCCGGCCGCGTCTCCGTCGGTTCGCGCGCGGTGCTCGTCGCGAGCTACGACGCCGTGACCGGAGCGCCCGGCTGGACCCTCGACGTCGACACGACCGCGAGCGCCGACGTCGTGATCCGTGCGATCGCCACCGACCCGACGGGGACCGTCCTCGTCACCGGCGAGCTCGAGGGCACGTACGACCTGGGCGGCGGCCCCGTGACCGCGGCGATGACGGGGTACGGAGCGTTCGTCGCCGCCTACGACGGCGCGACGGGCGCGCATCGCTGGTCGAGAGCGTTCACCGCCGGCCGGCCCCAGGCGATCACCTCGGACGATGCGGGCAACGTGTACGTCGCGGGGAGCACCACGTACCACGCGGATCTCGGAGCGGGACCGTCGCCCGGGACGGCGTCTCCTCGGCTGTGGATCGCGAGCTACGACCCGACGGGTGCGTACCGCTGGGCGCGGCTCTCCGCGGGCGATTGCAGCGGCACTCGGATCGCCTCGAACGGCAGCGACGCGCTCTATCTGATGGGCTCGTTCGACACGAGCATCGACGTCGGCGGCGGCGCCTTGAGCAGCGCGGGGCTGACCGACATCGTGGTCGCGGGCTTCGACGCATCCACCGGCGCGCATCGATGGTCGCGTCGCGCCGGGAGCGGGTCTCGGGAGGACGTCTGGGGCGGCACGCTGGACCGCACGACCGGGGTGCTGACGCTGACCGGGTCGTTCGACGGCCTCACCGACTTCGGCGGCGGCGTGCAGCTCTCCGCGTGCTGCTACGCGCTCGGCATGCCGTACACCGATGCGTTCCTCGCGAGCTACGACGCTGCGGGCGGCGCGTTCGTGTGGGCCAACCAGTACGGCGAGGCGGACTCCGATTCCGGGAGAGCCGTCACCGCAGCGGGCGGCGCGCTGTATTTCGTGGGCTCGTTCCGGCGGGGCGTCTCGTTCGGGAGCGGCGGCGAGCTCCTGACCACCGGCGGGACCGACGGATTCGTCGCGGTCGCCAACCCTTCACCGTGA
- a CDS encoding calcium/sodium antiporter: protein MTGLLLDGLRIAGGLTLLYFGAEWLVGGAARLGRSLGVSTILIGLTVVAYGTSAPEVVVGVQAAASGRPAIALGNVIGSNIANLGLILGATALVSPPRVDRVIPRREARLLVVSALALPLLLIDGDVSRWEGAALLIVAVGYTLWMIRTSRPDAGEARETAEVTADAADAAGAAETSGAARAKLGGLVVLGLVALVIGGSVFVDGAAGLARTVGMSERLVGLTIVAIGTSLPELATSLMAARKGHSDIAVGNVVGSNIFNVLLCLGAAALVGHVGAPFETVRSDVVVLVGTTLMAAAMMRTARTITRAEGAVLVAAYAAYLVWLGLG, encoded by the coding sequence ATGACGGGCCTGCTCCTCGATGGGCTCCGCATCGCCGGTGGGCTGACGCTGCTCTACTTCGGCGCGGAGTGGCTGGTCGGCGGGGCGGCGCGGCTCGGCCGCTCGCTCGGCGTGAGCACGATCCTCATCGGCCTCACCGTCGTCGCGTACGGGACCTCCGCACCCGAGGTCGTCGTCGGCGTGCAGGCCGCGGCCTCCGGGCGCCCAGCGATCGCGCTCGGCAACGTCATCGGATCGAACATCGCGAACCTCGGGCTGATCCTCGGCGCGACGGCCCTCGTATCGCCGCCTCGCGTCGATCGCGTGATCCCGCGGCGCGAGGCTCGGCTGCTCGTGGTGAGCGCGCTCGCGCTTCCGCTCCTGTTGATCGACGGCGACGTGTCGCGATGGGAAGGCGCAGCGCTGCTGATCGTCGCGGTGGGCTACACGCTCTGGATGATCCGCACGTCGCGCCCCGACGCGGGTGAGGCGCGCGAGACAGCGGAAGTCACTGCCGACGCGGCGGACGCCGCGGGCGCCGCGGAGACCAGCGGCGCCGCGCGCGCGAAGCTCGGTGGGTTGGTGGTTCTCGGGCTCGTCGCGCTCGTCATCGGCGGGAGTGTGTTCGTCGACGGAGCGGCGGGGCTCGCGCGTACGGTCGGGATGAGCGAGCGATTGGTGGGCCTCACCATCGTCGCGATCGGTACCTCGCTGCCGGAGCTCGCGACGTCGCTGATGGCGGCGCGCAAGGGGCACTCGGACATCGCGGTCGGCAACGTGGTCGGGTCGAACATCTTCAACGTGCTCCTGTGCCTCGGCGCGGCCGCGCTCGTGGGCCACGTCGGAGCGCCGTTCGAAACGGTCCGCTCGGACGTCGTGGTGCTCGTGGGAACGACGTTGATGGCCGCCGCGATGATGCGGACGGCACGAACGATCACCCGCGCCGAAGGCGCGGTGCTCGTCGCGGCGTACGCGGCTTACCTCGTGTGGTTGGGACTCGGATGA
- the mbhE gene encoding hydrogen gas-evolving membrane-bound hydrogenase subunit E: MSRARLARIPLVLVPAALAVALAVSAPSLVAGRAFERVLPWAPSAGLETALRLDALSGLFALIVCAIGALVAGYAGAYFDDDHALRRFDRLLALFTFAMLALVLADDVFFLYFAWELTSVASFFLIGFDHERAEARDAARHALLVTVAGGLALLAGLVMLSTAAGTTRISEIVARGDIVRAHELYRPAFFTIAVAAFTKSAQVPFHSWLPRAMEAPTPASAYLHAATMVKAGVFLLARFAPALAGTPEWTALVAPIGGITAVVGAARAIGETRFKPALAYSTVAALGLVTLLLGIGTTYAIAAAMLYVVAHALYKGALFLHAGVVQHQAHAKDAETVGGMARALPHSAVAALLAGASMAGVPATLGFLAKDLAYAALLPDAAYAPLASAFVASALFVAVAMAVAARPLLGPRRGIPDDVGRPPAWLWGPPLLLAALGVVAGVAPALVTPLVAAAASLVAARAVPASALVFHGVGVELALSVVTLVVGVAVFAARAHLRRAGAALSRALHLGPASGYEATMGALARVAKVQTRVLQNGILRVYTLVTLVVIAVVVAIAIAHAPPPDLTGALDDLQPRQVGLGAFIIAAALFAVIAAERFAAVAALGAVGFGVGALFLDLGAPDLAMTQFVVEALSVVVFVLAFRRLPRLPLLSSSATRSRDALVALGFGALVSALALAAARTNPDPSVSAWFLEQSLPAAHGHNVVNVILTDFRSVDTLGETIVVATAGFGVFALLRLRARSGEAR, encoded by the coding sequence ATGTCGCGCGCACGCCTCGCTCGCATTCCGCTGGTGCTCGTGCCCGCAGCGCTCGCGGTCGCGCTCGCGGTCTCCGCGCCGTCGTTGGTGGCGGGTCGTGCATTCGAGCGTGTGCTGCCATGGGCGCCCTCGGCCGGGCTCGAGACGGCGCTGCGCCTCGACGCGCTCTCCGGGCTGTTCGCGCTGATCGTCTGTGCCATCGGCGCGCTCGTCGCGGGCTACGCGGGGGCGTACTTCGACGACGACCACGCGCTGCGGCGATTCGATCGGCTCCTCGCGCTGTTCACGTTCGCGATGCTCGCGCTCGTGCTCGCGGACGACGTGTTCTTCCTCTACTTCGCGTGGGAGCTCACGAGCGTCGCGTCGTTCTTCCTGATCGGGTTCGATCACGAGCGCGCCGAGGCGCGGGACGCCGCACGGCACGCGCTCCTCGTGACGGTCGCGGGTGGGCTGGCGTTGCTCGCCGGGCTCGTGATGCTCTCGACCGCCGCGGGCACCACGCGGATCTCCGAGATCGTCGCGCGCGGCGACATCGTGCGTGCGCACGAGCTCTACCGGCCGGCGTTCTTCACGATCGCCGTCGCGGCATTCACGAAATCCGCGCAGGTGCCGTTCCACTCGTGGCTGCCTCGCGCGATGGAGGCGCCCACGCCGGCGAGCGCGTACTTGCACGCCGCGACGATGGTGAAGGCCGGCGTGTTCCTGCTCGCGCGGTTCGCTCCGGCGCTGGCGGGCACACCGGAGTGGACCGCGCTCGTCGCGCCCATCGGGGGGATCACCGCGGTCGTCGGCGCGGCGCGCGCGATCGGCGAGACGCGCTTCAAGCCCGCGCTCGCGTACTCGACGGTCGCCGCGCTCGGGCTCGTGACGCTCCTGCTCGGCATCGGGACCACGTACGCGATCGCGGCGGCGATGCTCTACGTCGTCGCGCACGCGCTCTACAAGGGCGCGCTCTTCCTCCATGCGGGTGTGGTCCAGCACCAGGCCCACGCGAAGGACGCCGAGACGGTCGGCGGGATGGCGCGCGCGCTCCCGCACAGCGCGGTCGCCGCGCTGCTCGCGGGCGCGTCGATGGCAGGCGTGCCGGCGACGCTCGGGTTCCTCGCGAAGGACCTCGCGTATGCGGCGCTGCTCCCCGATGCCGCGTACGCCCCGCTCGCCAGCGCGTTCGTCGCGAGCGCGCTCTTCGTCGCGGTGGCGATGGCAGTCGCGGCGCGGCCGCTCCTCGGCCCGCGCCGCGGGATCCCCGACGACGTGGGCCGGCCTCCCGCGTGGCTCTGGGGCCCGCCGCTGCTGCTCGCCGCGCTCGGCGTGGTCGCGGGAGTCGCGCCTGCGCTCGTCACGCCGCTGGTGGCCGCCGCGGCATCGCTCGTCGCCGCGCGCGCGGTTCCCGCATCCGCGCTGGTGTTCCACGGCGTCGGCGTCGAGCTCGCGCTCAGCGTGGTCACGCTCGTGGTCGGGGTCGCGGTGTTCGCCGCGCGCGCGCACCTGCGCCGCGCAGGCGCCGCGCTGTCGCGCGCGCTGCACCTCGGCCCGGCCAGCGGCTACGAGGCGACGATGGGCGCGCTCGCACGCGTCGCGAAGGTGCAGACGCGCGTCCTCCAGAACGGGATTCTCCGCGTCTACACGCTCGTGACCCTCGTCGTCATCGCCGTGGTCGTCGCGATCGCGATCGCGCATGCGCCGCCGCCTGATCTCACGGGCGCGCTCGACGATCTACAGCCGCGCCAGGTCGGCCTGGGCGCCTTCATCATCGCTGCGGCGCTGTTCGCGGTGATCGCGGCGGAGCGCTTCGCGGCCGTCGCCGCGCTCGGCGCGGTCGGCTTCGGAGTCGGCGCGTTGTTCCTCGACCTCGGCGCGCCCGACCTCGCGATGACGCAGTTCGTCGTGGAGGCCCTCAGCGTGGTCGTGTTCGTGCTCGCGTTCCGCCGGCTGCCGCGACTGCCCTTGCTGTCGAGCAGCGCGACCCGCAGTCGCGACGCCCTGGTCGCCCTGGGCTTCGGCGCGCTCGTCTCGGCGCTCGCGCTCGCAGCGGCGAGGACGAACCCCGATCCGAGCGTGTCGGCGTGGTTCCTCGAGCAGAGCCTCCCGGCGGCGCACGGGCACAACGTCGTGAACGTCATCCTCACCGACTTCCGGAGCGTCGACACGCTGGGAGAGACCATCGTCGTCGCGACGGCGGGCTTCGGCGTCTTCGCGCTCCTGCGCCTCCGCGCGCGCTCGGGAGAGGCACGGTGA
- a CDS encoding Na+/H+ antiporter subunit B yields the protein MITRSIILQASARVLQPVILFFSLVVLVRGHDEPGGGFVGGLAAAAGLVLHAIAYGYDSARRALRIDTRAIAALGLAIVIIAAFAPLVFGDPLLRAEWATLPLGELGEISLGTPLFFDAGVYLVVYGSALTIVFSLGRE from the coding sequence GTGATCACGCGGTCGATCATCTTGCAGGCGTCGGCGCGCGTGCTGCAGCCGGTGATCCTCTTCTTCTCGCTCGTGGTGCTCGTGCGCGGGCACGACGAGCCGGGCGGCGGGTTCGTCGGAGGCCTCGCGGCCGCGGCGGGCCTCGTCCTCCACGCGATCGCGTACGGATACGACTCGGCCCGTCGCGCCCTTCGCATCGACACCCGTGCGATCGCCGCGCTGGGGCTCGCCATCGTGATCATCGCGGCCTTCGCGCCGCTCGTGTTCGGCGATCCGCTCCTGCGCGCCGAATGGGCGACGCTTCCGCTCGGCGAGCTCGGCGAGATCTCGCTCGGCACACCGCTGTTCTTCGACGCCGGGGTCTATCTCGTCGTGTACGGCAGCGCGCTGACCATCGTGTTCTCACTGGGGCGTGAGTGA
- a CDS encoding Na+/H+ antiporter subunit C has product MHVVLSVVVGALYAAGIYMMLRRSMVKLLIGLSLLGHAANLLLFTAASPQHGPPPIVPHGAQAPPTGVADPVPQALVLTAIVIGFGVVAFAIALVHRAHQTLRTDDPDQLRSTDR; this is encoded by the coding sequence ATGCACGTGGTGCTCTCGGTCGTCGTCGGGGCGCTCTACGCGGCAGGCATCTACATGATGCTCCGCCGCAGCATGGTGAAGCTCCTGATCGGGCTCTCGCTGCTCGGGCATGCTGCGAACCTCCTGCTGTTCACCGCCGCGAGCCCGCAACACGGACCACCGCCGATCGTTCCGCACGGCGCGCAGGCGCCGCCCACCGGCGTCGCCGATCCGGTGCCGCAGGCGCTCGTGCTCACGGCGATCGTGATCGGCTTCGGCGTCGTCGCGTTCGCGATCGCGCTGGTCCACCGCGCGCACCAGACGCTCCGCACCGACGATCCCGATCAGCTGCGGAGCACCGATCGATGA
- a CDS encoding proton-conducting transporter membrane subunit: MSAIVALPLVWPLCAAVGAFLAFRTPRAQAVISIASSVALVVTAFVLLAHVRAEGILVTQVGSWPAPYGVSLVADRLSATMVCITSVLGLAVAIYSIDGVSHRRRAFGFHPLLQLVIAGVCGAFLTGDLFNLFVWIEVQLTASFVLLALGGERAQLEGAIKYVTLNLVSSALMLAAIGLLYGLCGTLSFADMAVRLERASPSGAIGAAALLLFAAFGIKAAIFPFFFWLPASYHTPPAAVSALFSGLLTKVGVYAMARVFVGVYGGQLAVLRDVLLVVAALTMVTGVLGAAAQNDVRRILSFHVVSQIGYMVMGIALGTVLGVGGAIYFVLHNIAAKSALFLVAGVIEREQGTGDLSRLGGLARTRPGLAMSFLVPALSLAGIPPLAGFVGKLLLVRAGLDARAWLLVATALVVSLLTLYSMAKIWIGAFWSPAPEAPVLASPRRAPATMHLGLGAMVLVTILLSVLAEPAVALSLGGAEQLLDRDAFVDAVLGTRAEVPSP; encoded by the coding sequence ATGAGCGCGATCGTCGCACTGCCGCTCGTGTGGCCGCTCTGCGCCGCAGTCGGTGCGTTCCTCGCGTTTCGCACGCCGAGGGCGCAGGCGGTGATCTCGATCGCGTCGTCGGTCGCGCTCGTCGTCACGGCGTTCGTGCTGCTCGCGCACGTTCGCGCCGAAGGGATCCTCGTCACACAGGTCGGCTCGTGGCCCGCGCCCTACGGCGTGTCGCTCGTCGCGGATCGGCTCTCCGCGACGATGGTGTGCATCACGTCCGTGCTCGGCCTGGCAGTCGCGATCTACTCGATCGATGGCGTCTCACACCGCCGCCGTGCGTTCGGGTTCCATCCGCTGCTGCAGCTCGTGATCGCGGGCGTGTGCGGAGCCTTCCTCACCGGCGATCTCTTCAACCTCTTCGTGTGGATCGAGGTCCAGCTGACGGCGTCGTTCGTCCTCCTCGCGCTCGGAGGGGAGCGCGCGCAGCTCGAGGGCGCGATCAAGTACGTGACCCTCAACCTGGTCTCGTCCGCGCTGATGCTCGCGGCGATCGGGCTCCTCTATGGGCTCTGCGGCACGCTGAGCTTCGCAGACATGGCGGTGCGCCTGGAGCGCGCGAGCCCGAGCGGTGCGATCGGCGCCGCCGCGCTGCTGCTCTTCGCGGCGTTCGGCATCAAGGCCGCGATCTTCCCGTTCTTCTTCTGGTTGCCCGCCAGCTATCACACGCCGCCCGCGGCAGTGTCCGCGCTCTTCTCCGGGCTGCTGACGAAGGTCGGTGTGTACGCGATGGCTCGCGTGTTCGTCGGCGTCTACGGTGGGCAGCTCGCGGTGCTTCGCGACGTTCTCCTGGTCGTCGCCGCGCTGACGATGGTCACCGGCGTGCTCGGCGCGGCGGCGCAGAACGACGTGCGGCGGATCCTGTCGTTCCACGTCGTCAGTCAGATCGGCTACATGGTCATGGGCATCGCGCTGGGCACCGTGCTCGGCGTGGGCGGTGCCATCTACTTCGTGCTCCACAACATCGCGGCGAAGTCCGCGCTGTTCCTCGTCGCAGGCGTGATCGAGCGCGAGCAGGGGACCGGCGATCTGTCGCGCCTCGGCGGGCTCGCGCGCACGCGCCCCGGCCTGGCGATGTCGTTCCTCGTGCCGGCGCTCTCGCTCGCGGGCATCCCGCCGCTCGCCGGATTCGTCGGCAAGCTCCTCCTCGTGCGCGCCGGGCTCGACGCGCGCGCGTGGCTGCTGGTCGCGACGGCCCTCGTCGTCAGCCTGCTGACGCTGTACTCGATGGCCAAGATCTGGATCGGAGCGTTCTGGTCACCGGCGCCCGAGGCGCCCGTCCTCGCGAGCCCGCGGCGAGCGCCCGCGACGATGCACCTCGGCCTCGGCGCGATGGTGCTCGTGACGATCTTGCTCAGCGTGCTCGCGGAGCCCGCAGTCGCGCTCAGCCTCGGCGGGGCCGAGCAGCTCCTCGATCGCGACGCCTTCGTCGACGCAGTGCTCGGAACGCGAGCGGAGGTGCCGTCGCCGTGA
- a CDS encoding Na+/H+ antiporter subunit E — MTSFVQNMLFAILWATIVGEVTGLNLLFGFALGYLALRIPPGRAARARYFEKLRQLLEFTAFFVREATLSALRVAYDVVTPTHHTRPAVLAVPLEARTDTEVAVLANLISLTPGSLSLEATPDRSTLYVHFMFVDDPEETIAQVKRDFERRVLELLR, encoded by the coding sequence GTGACGTCGTTCGTGCAGAACATGCTGTTCGCGATCCTCTGGGCGACGATCGTCGGTGAGGTCACGGGCCTCAACCTGCTCTTCGGGTTCGCGCTGGGGTATCTCGCGCTGCGCATCCCGCCGGGTCGCGCCGCTCGCGCGCGCTACTTCGAGAAGCTCCGTCAGCTGCTCGAGTTCACCGCCTTCTTCGTGCGCGAGGCCACGCTCTCGGCGCTGCGCGTCGCCTACGACGTCGTGACCCCGACCCACCACACGCGCCCCGCGGTGCTCGCGGTCCCGCTCGAGGCGCGCACCGACACCGAGGTCGCAGTGCTCGCGAACCTGATCTCGCTCACGCCGGGCAGCCTCTCGCTCGAGGCCACGCCCGATCGCAGCACGCTCTACGTCCACTTCATGTTCGTCGACGATCCCGAGGAGACGATCGCGCAGGTGAAGCGCGACTTCGAGCGACGCGTGCTGGAGCTCCTGCGATGA
- a CDS encoding monovalent cation/H+ antiporter complex subunit F, producing MTFDVTDPLPFVVKVATAMLVASFFVCLFRLARGPSLADRVVALDLTTYVAVAYCGVRALAERDVHTLRPALVAALLAFLGTVAFARFLERKAVEG from the coding sequence ATGACGTTCGACGTCACCGATCCGCTCCCGTTCGTGGTGAAGGTCGCGACGGCGATGCTCGTCGCGAGCTTCTTCGTGTGCTTGTTCCGACTCGCGCGCGGACCGAGCCTCGCGGACCGCGTGGTCGCGCTCGACCTGACGACCTACGTGGCCGTCGCGTACTGCGGCGTGCGCGCGCTCGCCGAGCGGGACGTGCACACGCTTCGCCCGGCGCTCGTCGCGGCGCTGCTGGCGTTCCTCGGCACCGTCGCGTTCGCGCGCTTCCTCGAGCGAAAGGCGGTCGAAGGATGA
- the mnhG gene encoding monovalent cation/H(+) antiporter subunit G → MIASWIASVLLTVGSAFVLIASIGVARLPDLYTRMQAATKGGAVGLAFLMGAVALALQRAEATVLVALLIAFVMLTAPVAAHAIGRAGYLNGVPLWEGTRRDDLRRARERS, encoded by the coding sequence ATGATCGCCAGTTGGATCGCGTCGGTGCTCCTCACCGTCGGCTCGGCGTTCGTGCTCATCGCGTCGATCGGAGTCGCGCGCCTGCCCGACCTGTACACCCGGATGCAGGCTGCGACGAAGGGCGGCGCGGTCGGGCTCGCGTTCCTGATGGGCGCGGTCGCTCTTGCGCTCCAGCGCGCGGAGGCGACGGTGCTCGTCGCGCTGCTCATCGCGTTCGTGATGCTGACCGCGCCCGTCGCCGCGCACGCGATCGGCCGCGCCGGATACCTCAACGGCGTGCCGCTCTGGGAGGGGACCCGGCGCGACGATCTTCGTCGGGCACGCGAGCGCTCGTGA
- a CDS encoding GNAT family N-acetyltransferase, with amino-acid sequence MNGPHDFLATVRFQIRPCREADLEPLEWMGTYTAHRDTFRRVWRDHQRGTASMLVAEADAFPVGQLWVDLADQRHGLLWALRVLPGLRGAGIGRALLRAGERVAARAGRPIAQLSVAIDNERAARLYRALGYRRVGERVAEIEHRAHDGSRIVAREKQIVMEKVLDAPRQ; translated from the coding sequence ATGAACGGACCCCACGACTTCCTAGCGACGGTTCGCTTCCAGATTCGTCCCTGCCGCGAGGCCGATCTCGAGCCTCTCGAGTGGATGGGGACCTACACCGCACATCGCGACACCTTCCGTCGCGTCTGGCGCGATCATCAGCGCGGGACCGCGTCGATGTTGGTCGCCGAAGCCGACGCGTTCCCGGTGGGGCAGCTGTGGGTCGATCTCGCGGACCAGCGACACGGGCTGCTCTGGGCGCTGCGCGTGCTGCCGGGGCTGCGCGGCGCCGGCATCGGCCGCGCGCTGCTACGCGCCGGTGAGCGCGTCGCCGCGCGCGCAGGACGTCCGATCGCGCAGCTCTCCGTCGCGATCGACAACGAGCGCGCGGCGCGGTTGTATCGCGCGCTCGGCTACCGCAGGGTCGGTGAGCGCGTCGCGGAGATCGAGCACCGCGCGCACGACGGCTCGCGCATCGTGGCTCGCGAGAAGCAGATCGTGATGGAGAAGGTGCTCGACGCGCCGCGCCAGTGA